The following proteins come from a genomic window of Elusimicrobiota bacterium:
- a CDS encoding response regulator encodes MADEPRPAPPNGPGPRPRILVIDDEANLPEFLKDFLEENGFEVSMAYNGKGALKASLENPPDAIILDVDLPDTDGYSLCRSMRRTSTLRTVPIVMLTALADKRNEIAGLRAGADDYLTKPIDTERLLARLENALSRNLRELDANPLTHLPGNTSILQEMERRLNNQDPFAVVYADLNNFKAFNDRYGFLRGDQAIKLAAQCIVMAVEGRAAQSTSVVGQWFVGHVGGDDFIVILPASHAEDACQEIIHRFDAAVPNLYDEEDRRNGYIHGKDRKGEAQKFPFIGVALVIVSNGDKRYTHPGEISSTASELKSYAKSFQKSTYVMDRRSGPTEPMAPSAAASDVTPAPDILHGFDFGLKSPEDK; translated from the coding sequence ATGGCCGACGAACCCCGCCCCGCTCCCCCCAACGGACCCGGCCCCCGGCCGCGTATTTTGGTGATCGATGATGAGGCCAATCTGCCGGAGTTTTTGAAGGATTTCCTCGAAGAAAACGGATTTGAAGTCTCCATGGCGTACAACGGAAAGGGGGCCCTGAAGGCTTCCTTGGAAAACCCGCCCGACGCGATCATTTTGGACGTGGACCTTCCCGACACCGATGGATATTCGCTGTGCCGTTCCATGCGGCGCACGAGCACCCTGCGCACGGTGCCGATCGTCATGTTGACCGCCCTCGCCGACAAACGCAACGAAATCGCCGGCCTGCGCGCGGGAGCCGACGATTATCTCACCAAGCCGATCGACACGGAGCGGTTGCTCGCCCGTTTGGAAAACGCGCTCAGCCGCAATCTGCGCGAGTTGGACGCCAACCCCCTCACCCACCTTCCGGGCAACACCAGCATACTTCAAGAGATGGAGCGGCGTTTGAACAACCAGGACCCCTTTGCCGTCGTCTACGCCGACCTCAACAACTTCAAGGCGTTCAACGACCGCTACGGGTTTTTACGTGGCGACCAGGCCATCAAATTGGCCGCGCAATGCATCGTCATGGCGGTGGAAGGGCGGGCGGCCCAATCCACGTCCGTGGTGGGCCAATGGTTCGTGGGCCACGTGGGGGGGGACGATTTCATCGTCATCCTGCCCGCCTCGCACGCCGAAGACGCTTGCCAAGAAATTATCCATCGTTTCGACGCCGCGGTGCCCAACCTTTATGACGAGGAAGATCGGCGCAACGGGTACATCCACGGCAAAGATCGGAAGGGGGAGGCCCAAAAATTTCCTTTTATCGGGGTTGCGCTGGTGATTGTGTCCAACGGCGACAAACGGTACACCCACCCCGGCGAAATCAGCTCGACGGCCAGCGAATTGAAGAGTTACGCGAAATCGTTCCAGAAAAGCACCTACGTGATGGACCGTCGTTCGGGGCCGACGGAGCCGATGGCCCCCTCGGCGGCCGCTTCCGATGTGACCCCGGCGCCGGATATCTTGCACGGGTTTGATTTCGGGCTTAAAAGCCCCGAGGACAAATAG
- a CDS encoding response regulator transcription factor, which produces MPGKKILVVDDDIQLCQLVSDILEEHGFQTLTAYNTDQAFKKLYENNPDLIVLDVWLPSIGGLEFCRQIRQDERGRHVPVLMLTVQDKEMDKVMGLEMGADDYMTKPFSQRELLARIKALLRRFDRADPESSTLKSGELEVDLDKHVVRAKNKTIDLTPKEFDLLTTLLRQKKKAVSRQSLLTAVWGFDTPGNTGTIDVHIRHLRRKLGNHGEKIATVLGFGYRFDG; this is translated from the coding sequence GTGCCCGGAAAAAAAATCCTGGTGGTGGACGACGACATCCAGCTTTGCCAGTTGGTCTCCGATATTTTGGAGGAGCACGGGTTCCAAACGTTGACGGCCTACAACACCGACCAGGCTTTCAAAAAACTCTACGAGAACAATCCCGACCTGATCGTGTTGGACGTCTGGTTGCCCAGCATCGGCGGGCTGGAGTTTTGCCGTCAAATCCGCCAGGACGAGCGCGGACGGCACGTGCCGGTCCTGATGTTGACGGTGCAGGACAAAGAAATGGACAAAGTCATGGGCCTTGAAATGGGGGCCGACGATTACATGACCAAGCCCTTCAGCCAACGGGAACTGTTGGCCCGGATCAAGGCCCTCTTGCGCCGTTTCGATCGGGCGGACCCGGAATCCTCCACGCTCAAATCGGGAGAGCTGGAAGTCGATTTGGACAAGCACGTGGTCCGAGCAAAAAACAAAACAATTGATTTGACCCCCAAGGAATTTGACCTCCTTACCACATTGCTCCGCCAAAAGAAAAAAGCCGTCAGCCGCCAGAGTCTTCTGACCGCCGTGTGGGGTTTCGACACCCCGGGCAACACCGGCACCATCGATGTCCACATCCGCCATTTGCGCCGAAAGCTCGGGAACCACGGCGAAAAAATCGCCACCGTCCTGGGCTTCGGCTATCGCTTCGACGGGTAG